Proteins found in one Limnobaculum xujianqingii genomic segment:
- a CDS encoding DUF1834 family protein — translation MIITQIENAIIARLTKGMGRMVDGVQSYGGELDAGLAEVVRVLPGAWVTFGGIQKTEPVNTTRRKYRAHGRFVVMVGDTNVRGEEASRHGGAHSTEVGTNNLVYAVRRLLSGQDLGLSIDALMPGRVRTLFNTALEHQAISVFACEFDTHWIELALDAGRYPDIPPPTRPPEEMVNHPDYLFTRYGGQGSEPYPNLHSIHASIDEVNSPLIPDIEGIVNYDPDH, via the coding sequence TTGATCATCACGCAGATTGAGAACGCCATCATTGCGCGTCTCACCAAAGGCATGGGGCGCATGGTCGATGGCGTTCAGAGCTACGGTGGCGAACTGGATGCGGGTCTGGCTGAAGTTGTCCGGGTGTTACCGGGTGCCTGGGTCACCTTTGGGGGGATCCAGAAAACCGAGCCCGTCAACACAACCAGGCGGAAGTACCGGGCGCATGGTCGTTTTGTGGTGATGGTCGGTGATACCAACGTTCGCGGGGAGGAAGCGTCCCGACACGGTGGCGCTCACTCGACAGAGGTCGGTACGAACAATCTGGTTTACGCCGTTCGCCGGCTGCTGTCCGGGCAGGATTTAGGGTTATCAATTGATGCCCTGATGCCAGGGAGAGTCCGCACCCTGTTTAACACCGCACTGGAGCATCAGGCTATTTCAGTTTTTGCCTGTGAGTTTGATACCCACTGGATAGAGTTGGCGTTAGATGCCGGGCGTTATCCTGATATTCCACCGCCAACACGGCCACCTGAAGAGATGGTCAATCATCCGGATTATTTATTTACCCGGTACGGCGGTCAAGGTAGTGAGCCTTATCCAAATCTCCATTCTATTCACGCCAGTATTGATGAAGTGAATAGTCCGTTAATTCCTGACATAGAAGGGATCGTTAATTATGACCCAGACCATTAA
- a CDS encoding phage protein Gp36 family protein: protein MPEALRDRCCDIARYKLCGSGGVQLTDDIRLRYEDAIRYLEKVASGVIRLGPGEAGSARTNNAARFVSGGRQFGRDKTHGGAF, encoded by the coding sequence GTGCCTGAAGCGTTACGTGACCGTTGCTGTGATATTGCCCGCTACAAGTTGTGTGGTTCCGGTGGTGTTCAGCTCACGGATGATATTCGTCTGCGTTACGAAGATGCCATTCGGTATCTGGAGAAGGTGGCGTCAGGTGTTATTCGTCTCGGGCCGGGTGAAGCCGGTTCCGCCCGAACCAATAACGCTGCTCGATTCGTCTCGGGTGGCCGTCAGTTTGGCCGAGATAAAACTCACGGGGGTGCATTTTGA
- a CDS encoding phage protein Gp36 family protein: MYATLQDMQDVFGQAELIKLTDRDRRGEIDLVVVGKSLARAASEIDSYIGGALCTAADTVDCA; the protein is encoded by the coding sequence ATGTACGCGACGCTTCAGGATATGCAGGACGTGTTCGGCCAGGCTGAGCTGATTAAGCTCACTGACCGTGACCGGCGCGGTGAAATTGACCTGGTGGTTGTGGGTAAATCTCTGGCCCGTGCGGCCTCGGAAATCGACAGCTATATCGGGGGGGCGTTATGCACTGCCGCTGACACCGTCGATTGTGCCTGA
- a CDS encoding HI1506-related protein: MMKIRITAKRNGFNRCGISHPDTPVDYAAGHFTADQLDVLKAEPQLIVQFLPDTAAVIADAVNDERARFEALFAGRLAQEKATLAAEFDQKLASEVAKYDQLKAQFDQLSDYLSADSVATDTTAGAISDTPTKPSKGK, from the coding sequence ATGATGAAAATTCGTATCACTGCAAAACGCAACGGGTTTAACCGTTGCGGGATATCTCACCCGGATACACCGGTCGACTACGCGGCTGGCCACTTTACGGCGGATCAACTTGATGTGCTGAAGGCGGAACCACAATTGATCGTGCAGTTCCTGCCGGATACCGCCGCTGTTATTGCTGATGCCGTCAATGACGAGCGGGCCCGTTTTGAAGCGTTGTTTGCGGGTCGCCTGGCGCAAGAAAAAGCGACGTTGGCAGCGGAGTTCGACCAGAAGCTGGCGTCTGAAGTAGCGAAGTATGACCAGCTAAAGGCCCAGTTCGATCAACTCAGTGACTACCTGAGTGCTGACAGCGTGGCGACTGATACCACCGCCGGTGCCATCAGCGACACCCCGACCAAACCAAGTAAGGGTAAGTAA
- a CDS encoding Mu-like prophage major head subunit gpT family protein: MIINLATVKGIYVNLRTLFQKAFKETDSDWEKLAMKVTSTTSEEHYWWLDRFPKLRKWIGEKAVKALGAFKYTLVNEDFEATVAIKRNHIKDNQLAGYRVSAESIGRSAKEWPGDLVFALLHGGFTNLCYDGQPYFDTDHPVGSLFVSNTGKKQLSAATLAKAQGSYGLARTAMRKFKDEEGAPLKIKPNLLVVPPALEDEARMLLESEKFADGTKNIYKGTAELMVVDELESDTEWFLFDTNQIIKPFIFQEREAPEFVSQTNMDSDDVFMKAEYKFGVEARGQSGYGFWQMGYGSTGTEA, encoded by the coding sequence GTGATTATTAATTTAGCAACCGTTAAAGGTATTTACGTCAACCTGCGAACTCTGTTCCAAAAGGCGTTCAAAGAGACGGACAGCGACTGGGAAAAGCTGGCCATGAAAGTCACCTCCACGACCAGTGAGGAGCATTACTGGTGGTTGGATCGCTTCCCGAAACTGCGCAAGTGGATTGGTGAAAAGGCCGTCAAAGCACTCGGGGCGTTCAAGTACACCCTGGTCAATGAAGACTTTGAGGCTACGGTCGCCATTAAGCGCAACCACATCAAAGACAATCAGTTAGCCGGCTATCGCGTATCGGCCGAAAGTATCGGGCGGTCTGCCAAAGAGTGGCCCGGTGATTTGGTCTTTGCGCTGCTTCACGGTGGTTTCACCAACCTGTGTTATGACGGTCAACCGTACTTTGATACGGATCATCCGGTCGGTAGTCTGTTTGTGTCCAATACAGGCAAGAAGCAACTGTCCGCCGCGACGCTCGCCAAGGCTCAGGGCAGTTATGGTTTAGCCCGTACCGCTATGCGCAAGTTCAAGGACGAAGAAGGCGCACCGCTAAAAATTAAACCTAACCTGTTGGTGGTGCCGCCGGCGCTGGAAGATGAAGCCCGTATGCTGCTGGAGTCAGAGAAGTTCGCTGATGGCACCAAAAATATCTACAAGGGTACTGCCGAACTGATGGTGGTGGATGAGCTGGAATCCGATACAGAATGGTTCTTGTTTGATACCAATCAAATCATCAAGCCATTCATCTTCCAGGAGCGTGAAGCCCCTGAGTTTGTGTCTCAGACCAATATGGATTCCGACGACGTCTTTATGAAGGCGGAATACAAGTTTGGTGTGGAAGCGCGCGGCCAGTCAGGTTATGGCTTCTGGCAGATGGGTTATGGATCAACCGGGACGGAGGCATGA